The following are encoded in a window of Paraburkholderia sp. HP33-1 genomic DNA:
- a CDS encoding glycosyltransferase family 4 protein, whose product MKIAQIAPLTESVPPKLYGGTERVVSYITEALVEQGHDVTLFASGDSVTSAKLEAVWPRALRLDPGIRDRIAPHMLLMELVRRQAEDFDVLHFHLDYYSFSVFKRQDTPFVTTMHGRLDLPEQQPVFDTFNTAPVISISNAQRHPLPQARWLTTVYHGLPEQLYTPRPVEQKYLAFLGRISPEKRVDTAIRIAGRCGLPIRIAAKVDAADREYFERDIRPLLDLPYVEYIGEIADHQKAEFLSGAHALLFPIDWPEPFGLVMIEAMACGTPVIAFNRGSVPEVIEEGLTGFIVEDEIGAVAAVNRLHLVPRAGVRRRFEERFTSHRMAREYVEVYQSVIRAQKRSRFKVIDSSGG is encoded by the coding sequence ATGAAGATTGCGCAGATCGCCCCGCTGACCGAATCGGTGCCGCCGAAGCTTTACGGCGGCACTGAGCGCGTCGTGTCGTACATCACTGAAGCGCTGGTCGAGCAGGGCCATGACGTGACGCTATTCGCGAGCGGCGACTCGGTCACGAGCGCGAAGCTCGAAGCGGTGTGGCCGCGCGCGCTGCGCCTCGATCCGGGCATTCGCGACCGCATCGCGCCGCATATGCTGCTGATGGAACTCGTGCGCCGCCAGGCCGAAGATTTCGACGTGCTGCATTTTCACCTCGACTACTACTCGTTCTCGGTGTTCAAGCGGCAGGACACGCCGTTCGTCACGACGATGCACGGCCGGCTCGACCTGCCCGAGCAGCAACCGGTATTCGACACGTTCAACACCGCGCCCGTGATTTCGATTTCAAATGCGCAGCGTCACCCGCTGCCGCAGGCGCGCTGGCTCACCACCGTCTATCACGGCTTGCCGGAGCAGCTCTATACGCCGCGACCGGTCGAGCAGAAGTACCTCGCGTTTCTCGGCCGGATTTCGCCGGAAAAACGCGTCGATACGGCGATCCGCATCGCGGGCCGCTGCGGCTTGCCGATCCGCATCGCCGCCAAGGTCGATGCGGCCGACCGCGAATACTTCGAGCGCGATATCCGGCCGTTGCTCGACCTGCCGTACGTCGAGTACATCGGCGAGATTGCCGATCATCAGAAAGCCGAGTTTCTGTCGGGCGCGCATGCGCTGCTGTTTCCGATCGACTGGCCGGAGCCGTTCGGTCTCGTGATGATCGAGGCGATGGCATGCGGCACGCCGGTGATCGCGTTCAATCGCGGCTCGGTGCCCGAAGTGATCGAAGAGGGCTTGACCGGGTTTATCGTCGAGGACGAGATCGGCGCGGTGGCGGCCGTCAACCGCCTGCACCTGGTGCCGCGCGCGGGCGTGCGGCGGCGCTTCGAGGAGCGCTTCACATCGCACCGGATGGCGCGGGAATATGTGGAGGTGTATCAGTCGGTGATTCGCGCGCAGAAGCGCTCGAGGTTCAAGGTGATCGATTCGTCGGGCGGCTGA
- a CDS encoding BPSL1445 family SYLF domain-containing lipoprotein codes for MQRRHFILKTTAALAFGGLALAGCTTTGSTPDNPHIDASKRQSIDASVDGTLSKLFTTVPGSRELVSKARGVLVFPSVLQAGFIVGGQYGEGALRVGGTTVGYYSTATGSLGLQAGAQSKAIIFLFMTQDSLDKFRNADGWAVGADASVALVKVGANGAIDTTTATAPVQVFVLTNTGLMADLSLQGTKVTRLKI; via the coding sequence ATGCAAAGACGACACTTCATCTTGAAGACGACCGCTGCGCTTGCTTTCGGAGGCCTTGCACTCGCCGGGTGCACGACGACGGGCAGCACGCCGGACAATCCCCACATCGACGCCTCGAAACGACAGTCGATCGACGCGAGCGTCGACGGCACGTTGTCCAAGCTGTTCACGACCGTGCCGGGCTCGCGCGAGCTGGTGTCGAAGGCGCGCGGCGTGCTGGTGTTCCCGTCGGTGCTGCAGGCGGGCTTCATCGTCGGCGGACAGTACGGCGAGGGTGCATTGCGCGTGGGCGGCACGACAGTCGGTTACTACAGCACCGCGACGGGTTCGCTCGGCCTGCAGGCGGGTGCGCAGTCGAAGGCGATCATCTTCCTGTTCATGACGCAGGATTCGCTCGACAAATTCCGCAACGCGGACGGCTGGGCGGTCGGCGCCGATGCGTCCGTCGCGCTCGTGAAGGTCGGCGCGAACGGTGCGATCGACACGACCACGGCCACCGCGCCGGTGCAGGTGTTCGTGCTGACCAACACGGGCTTGATGGCCGACCTGTCGCTGCAAGGCACCAAGGTCACGCGGCTGAAGATCTGA
- a CDS encoding PsiF family protein — MKIQSAIATLVLGAVLVSPAFAENSQQTKMADCNKQAGDKKGDERKAFMQTCLSAKPAAAAPMSQQDKMKMCNKQAGDKKGDERKAFMKTCLSSAPAN, encoded by the coding sequence ATGAAGATTCAATCCGCTATCGCTACGCTGGTGTTGGGCGCGGTACTCGTATCGCCGGCCTTCGCGGAGAACAGTCAGCAGACCAAAATGGCCGACTGCAACAAGCAGGCCGGCGACAAGAAAGGCGACGAGCGCAAGGCGTTCATGCAGACCTGTCTGTCCGCGAAACCGGCCGCCGCAGCGCCGATGAGCCAGCAGGACAAGATGAAGATGTGCAACAAGCAGGCGGGCGACAAGAAGGGCGACGAGCGCAAGGCATTCATGAAGACCTGTCTGTCGTCGGCGCCGGCCAACTGA
- a CDS encoding YciI-like protein: MHYLLMYELVPDYLERRGEYRDAHLKLAWAAAGRGELLLAGALAEPTDGAVLLFCGASPAVAEAFARADPYVLSGLVTRWRVREWITVVGEHASKPVRV; this comes from the coding sequence ATGCATTACCTGTTGATGTACGAGCTGGTACCCGACTATCTGGAGCGACGCGGCGAGTACCGCGACGCACATCTGAAGCTTGCATGGGCCGCCGCCGGGCGCGGCGAACTCCTGCTGGCCGGCGCGCTCGCGGAGCCAACGGACGGTGCGGTGCTGCTCTTTTGCGGTGCGTCGCCGGCGGTCGCGGAAGCCTTTGCCAGGGCGGATCCGTACGTGCTCTCCGGACTCGTCACGCGTTGGCGCGTGCGCGAATGGATCACGGTGGTCGGCGAGCACGCATCGAAACCGGTGCGCGTATAA
- a CDS encoding transposase, whose translation MFFDELNNDEWALLAPLVSDEPAVRLNRRGRPRAEPRIVTNAVLWILTTGEPWSKLPGRYPSGPTCRRRFEEWQLNGTLLEMVRLLSQRGRTFAYIPQPAPPVTARPVAPVAQTPSPRDDNGLRGVSWKSPESWQAPGVASALSQWRTADPIADITRQLSGLQQAGSAHAGTAHAGSAQTAPAQAASAAGAVTHAAAAAEQVDTMSVTNVTLPAPDAQAAADEPRPSLSMSLAPRGMEVADSRGYVIYVLVEEVPGAMYRASAEIIRDGKRVERSGLVGPRFADAQHAQQFALDWGRQWIDRESATDAAAATQTHASAEPMSANPAQRSAGRPLPGLHHVSEPTSINSMANHGGNHGAPLHAPLNPSLHALRAPVRRYPSDSASTGGAGTPAVTTESSATERFSPAYKELISYVG comes from the coding sequence ATGTTTTTCGATGAACTGAACAACGACGAATGGGCGTTGCTCGCGCCGCTTGTCTCCGACGAACCGGCCGTCCGTCTGAACCGGCGTGGCCGGCCGCGCGCCGAACCGCGCATCGTGACGAATGCCGTGCTGTGGATTCTGACCACCGGCGAGCCGTGGTCGAAGCTGCCGGGCCGCTATCCGTCCGGTCCAACGTGCCGCCGCCGCTTTGAAGAATGGCAATTGAACGGCACGCTGCTCGAGATGGTCCGCCTGTTGTCGCAGCGCGGCCGCACGTTCGCGTACATTCCCCAACCGGCGCCGCCCGTTACGGCCAGACCCGTGGCACCGGTTGCGCAAACCCCGAGCCCGCGCGACGACAACGGTCTGCGCGGCGTGTCATGGAAGAGTCCCGAGTCGTGGCAGGCGCCGGGCGTCGCCAGCGCGCTGAGCCAATGGCGCACGGCCGATCCGATCGCCGACATCACGCGCCAGTTGTCCGGGCTTCAGCAGGCGGGGTCCGCCCATGCGGGGACCGCCCATGCGGGGTCCGCCCAGACGGCACCCGCGCAGGCGGCGTCCGCGGCGGGGGCGGTGACGCACGCCGCAGCGGCCGCGGAGCAGGTGGATACGATGAGCGTGACGAATGTCACGCTGCCCGCGCCTGATGCACAGGCCGCAGCCGACGAACCGCGCCCGTCGCTATCGATGAGCCTCGCGCCGCGCGGCATGGAAGTCGCCGATTCGCGCGGTTATGTGATCTACGTGTTGGTCGAGGAAGTGCCGGGCGCGATGTATCGCGCGTCGGCGGAGATCATCAGGGACGGCAAGCGCGTCGAGCGCTCCGGCCTCGTCGGTCCGCGCTTCGCGGATGCTCAGCACGCGCAGCAGTTCGCGCTTGACTGGGGGCGTCAGTGGATCGATCGCGAGAGCGCAACCGATGCGGCGGCCGCGACGCAGACCCATGCAAGCGCCGAACCCATGTCGGCCAACCCTGCGCAGCGATCGGCGGGCCGTCCGTTGCCTGGCTTGCATCATGTGTCGGAACCCACGTCGATCAATAGCATGGCGAATCACGGGGGAAATCACGGCGCGCCGTTGCACGCGCCGCTGAATCCGTCATTGCATGCACTGCGCGCACCGGTGCGCCGCTATCCGTCCGACTCCGCGAGCACGGGGGGCGCAGGCACACCCGCGGTGACGACCGAAAGCAGCGCCACGGAGCGCTTTTCGCCCGCCTACAAGGAGCTCATCTCGTACGTGGGATGA
- a CDS encoding mannose-1-phosphate guanylyltransferase/mannose-6-phosphate isomerase, translating into MSATAPVTPNGTRPTPAQSPMSSTATSVKLKVHPVILAGGSGTRLWPMSREQHPKQLIGLLGEESLLQATTRRLDLLEAGYPLAGQLVVVANEEQRFTTAEQLRTSGKPSRLILEPVGRDTGPALTVAALSVAAEDQDGIMVVMPADHAVADTEGFHAAVAAGVQHAEAGHIVTMGIVPTRPETGYGYIRIGAPLGLADTPGVTDAESTARLVAHRLDRFVEKPHLELAQRYVESREYWWNSGIFIMRASTWLKAIRHFQPAIYEACEAAFTGGKSDGDFFRLQRDAFSASPSNSIDYAVMEQLGSDQSIAPGVVVPLEAGWSDVGSWDAIWDISEKDADRNVSRGRVMFEGANSTFAHSDGRLIACVGTQDLVVVETADAILVADRSRVQDVKKIVNRIREDGGLEAANHRKVHRPWGNYDSVDTGERFQVKRIVVKPGARLSLQMHHHRAEHWIVVRGTALVTRGDERLLVSENESAYIPLGVTHRLENPGKMPLEMIEVQSGSYLGEDDIVRFDDTYGRQ; encoded by the coding sequence ATGTCAGCTACGGCTCCGGTCACGCCCAACGGCACCCGGCCCACCCCCGCGCAATCGCCCATGTCCTCAACCGCGACCAGCGTCAAACTCAAGGTTCATCCCGTGATTCTCGCGGGCGGCTCAGGCACCCGTCTGTGGCCGATGTCGCGCGAGCAGCATCCGAAGCAGCTGATCGGCCTGCTCGGCGAAGAGTCGCTGCTGCAAGCGACGACCCGCCGTCTCGACCTGCTCGAAGCCGGTTACCCGCTCGCCGGCCAGCTCGTGGTCGTGGCCAATGAAGAACAACGCTTCACGACGGCCGAACAGTTGCGCACAAGTGGCAAGCCAAGCCGGCTGATACTCGAACCCGTGGGCCGTGACACCGGACCCGCGTTGACGGTGGCTGCCTTGTCCGTCGCCGCGGAAGACCAGGACGGCATTATGGTCGTGATGCCCGCCGATCACGCGGTCGCCGACACTGAAGGTTTTCACGCGGCGGTCGCCGCCGGCGTGCAGCATGCGGAGGCCGGCCATATCGTCACGATGGGTATCGTGCCGACGCGTCCGGAAACCGGCTACGGCTATATCCGCATCGGCGCGCCGCTCGGCCTTGCCGACACACCGGGTGTTACGGATGCCGAATCAACGGCTCGCCTCGTCGCTCACCGGCTCGACCGCTTCGTCGAAAAGCCGCATCTGGAACTCGCGCAACGCTATGTCGAATCGCGCGAGTACTGGTGGAACAGCGGTATCTTCATCATGCGCGCCTCGACGTGGCTCAAAGCGATCCGCCATTTCCAGCCGGCCATTTACGAAGCGTGCGAGGCGGCCTTCACAGGCGGCAAGTCGGACGGCGACTTCTTCCGGCTGCAACGTGATGCGTTCAGCGCCTCGCCGTCGAATTCGATCGACTACGCGGTGATGGAGCAGCTCGGCAGCGATCAGAGCATCGCGCCCGGCGTGGTCGTGCCGCTAGAGGCCGGCTGGTCCGACGTCGGCTCGTGGGACGCGATCTGGGACATCTCCGAGAAGGACGCTGATCGCAACGTGAGCCGCGGACGCGTGATGTTCGAAGGCGCGAACTCGACCTTTGCGCATTCCGATGGACGCCTGATCGCCTGCGTCGGTACGCAGGATCTCGTCGTCGTCGAGACCGCCGATGCGATTCTCGTCGCCGACAGGTCGCGCGTGCAGGACGTCAAAAAGATCGTCAACCGGATTCGCGAAGACGGCGGGCTCGAAGCGGCCAACCATCGCAAGGTGCATCGCCCGTGGGGCAACTACGATTCCGTCGATACCGGCGAGCGCTTTCAGGTCAAGCGCATCGTCGTGAAACCGGGCGCCCGGCTCTCGCTGCAGATGCATCATCACCGCGCGGAGCACTGGATCGTCGTGCGCGGCACCGCGCTCGTCACGCGCGGCGACGAACGCCTTCTCGTCTCCGAAAACGAATCGGCCTATATTCCGCTCGGCGTCACGCACCGCCTCGAAAACCCGGGCAAGATGCCGCTCGAAATGATCGAGGTGCAGTCGGGCTCGTACCTCGGCGAAGACGATATCGTGCGCTTCGACGATACGTACGGACGGCAGTGA
- a CDS encoding undecaprenyl-phosphate glucose phosphotransferase, with translation MLSVLARIIDIAMVALGALLAAAVHSGRVVWLDEMQSMSLAFGCLLVVVFFPALGIYQSWRGKPLYDLLSRVTGGWLMVEVIGVLISFSVHRSDSLSRLWLVYWALASIALLVVTKVVVYSILRGLRREGFNQRAVAIVGGAPYGRFLIEQMRGRPEAGFTPVVVFDEDSTINHDENAPPAIAGVPVERDYQRMIQLVRQRAIRELWLALPISKEKAIHRYVMDLRNDFVNIRFIPDVGSLTLFNQPMVELLGVPAINLAASPITDLRVLPKRVFDSVFALGALTALAPLMLVIALMVKLSSPGPIFFRQRRKGIDGHEFEIFKFRSMKVHTEAAGKITQATRRDPRITAVGAFLRRTSLDELPQFINVLRGEMSVVGPRPHALEHDDIYKDLVKGYMHRYRIKPGITGWAQINGYRGETDRIEKMMGRVKLDLYYMQHWTFWLDIKIVVLTMWKGFAGSNAY, from the coding sequence ATGCTGAGCGTTCTAGCGAGAATCATCGATATCGCCATGGTCGCGCTCGGCGCGCTGCTGGCCGCGGCTGTGCATAGCGGCAGAGTGGTCTGGCTCGACGAGATGCAAAGCATGTCGCTCGCGTTCGGCTGCCTGCTCGTGGTGGTGTTCTTCCCTGCGCTCGGCATCTATCAGTCGTGGCGCGGCAAGCCGCTCTACGATCTGCTCTCGCGTGTGACGGGCGGCTGGCTGATGGTCGAAGTGATCGGCGTGCTGATCAGCTTCAGCGTGCATCGCTCGGACAGCCTGTCGCGGCTTTGGCTCGTGTACTGGGCGCTCGCGTCGATCGCGCTGCTGGTCGTCACGAAGGTGGTCGTCTATTCGATCCTGCGCGGGCTGCGCCGCGAGGGCTTCAATCAGCGCGCGGTCGCGATCGTTGGCGGCGCGCCGTACGGACGCTTCCTGATCGAGCAGATGCGCGGCCGTCCCGAAGCGGGTTTCACGCCCGTGGTCGTGTTCGACGAGGACAGCACGATCAACCACGACGAAAACGCGCCGCCCGCGATCGCGGGCGTGCCGGTCGAGCGCGACTATCAGCGCATGATCCAGCTCGTGCGGCAGCGCGCGATCCGCGAGTTGTGGCTTGCGCTGCCGATCTCGAAGGAGAAGGCGATCCATCGCTACGTGATGGATCTGCGCAACGACTTCGTGAACATCCGCTTCATCCCGGACGTCGGCAGCCTGACGCTGTTCAATCAGCCGATGGTCGAGTTGCTCGGCGTGCCTGCGATCAATCTGGCCGCCTCGCCGATCACCGATCTGCGGGTGCTGCCCAAGCGCGTTTTCGACAGTGTGTTCGCGCTGGGCGCGCTGACCGCGCTCGCGCCGCTGATGCTCGTGATCGCGCTGATGGTGAAGCTCAGTTCGCCGGGACCGATATTTTTTCGCCAGCGACGCAAGGGCATCGACGGCCACGAGTTCGAAATCTTCAAGTTCCGCTCGATGAAGGTCCACACCGAAGCGGCCGGCAAGATCACCCAGGCGACGCGGCGCGATCCGCGCATCACCGCGGTCGGCGCGTTTCTGCGCCGCACGAGCCTCGACGAGCTGCCGCAGTTCATCAACGTGCTGCGCGGCGAGATGTCGGTGGTAGGTCCCCGTCCGCATGCGCTCGAACACGACGACATCTACAAGGATCTGGTGAAGGGCTACATGCACCGCTACCGGATCAAGCCGGGCATCACCGGCTGGGCACAGATCAACGGTTATCGCGGCGAAACCGATCGCATCGAAAAGATGATGGGCCGCGTGAAGCTCGATCTGTACTACATGCAGCACTGGACCTTCTGGCTCGACATCAAGATCGTCGTGCTGACGATGTGGAAGGGCTTCGCGGGCAGCAATGCCTATTGA
- a CDS encoding UDP-glucose dehydrogenase family protein, protein MNLTIIGSGYVGLVTGACLADIGHDVFCLDVDERKIDVLNNGGVPIHEPGLQEIIARNRRAKRLTFSTDVEAAVAHGDIQFIAVGTPSDEDGSADLQYVLAAARNIGRHMNGFKVIVDKSTVPVGTASRVREVVAAELAERGAEHMFSVVSNPEFLKEGAAVEDFTRPDRIVLGCDEDVPGEKARELMKRLYAPFNRNRERTLYMDVRSAEFTKYAANAMLATRISYMNELANLADRVGADIEAVRRGIGSDPRIGYDFLYAGCGYGGSCFPKDVQALIRTAADQGANLRILEAVEAVNDAQKQILAQKIVARLGEDLSGRTFGVWGLAFKPNTDDMRAAPSRELIAGLLRRGARVKAYDPVSIDEAKRVFALDLKDVPQQHARLSFVNDEMEAVSGVDSLVILTEWKVFKSPDFDALKRMLKTPLIFDGRNLYEPDVLLELGIEYHAIGRRHALRNAPARVGAHGLLPAAEMAGR, encoded by the coding sequence ATGAACCTGACGATCATCGGTAGCGGCTATGTCGGCCTCGTGACCGGCGCGTGTCTGGCCGACATCGGCCATGACGTGTTCTGTCTCGACGTCGACGAGCGCAAGATCGACGTGCTCAACAACGGCGGCGTGCCGATCCACGAACCGGGTCTGCAGGAGATCATCGCGCGCAATCGCCGCGCAAAGCGCCTGACGTTTTCCACCGACGTCGAGGCCGCGGTTGCGCACGGCGACATCCAGTTCATCGCGGTCGGCACGCCGTCCGACGAGGACGGCTCCGCCGATCTGCAATACGTGCTCGCGGCCGCGCGCAACATCGGCCGCCACATGAACGGCTTCAAGGTGATCGTCGACAAATCGACGGTGCCGGTCGGCACCGCCTCGCGCGTGCGCGAAGTGGTCGCCGCCGAGCTGGCCGAGCGCGGGGCGGAGCATATGTTCTCGGTCGTGTCGAATCCGGAGTTCCTGAAGGAGGGCGCGGCTGTCGAGGACTTCACGCGGCCCGATCGCATCGTGCTCGGCTGCGACGAAGACGTGCCCGGCGAAAAGGCACGCGAGCTGATGAAGCGCCTGTATGCGCCGTTCAACCGCAATCGCGAGCGCACGCTGTATATGGACGTGCGTTCCGCCGAATTCACCAAGTACGCGGCCAACGCGATGCTCGCGACGCGCATCTCGTACATGAACGAACTCGCGAATCTGGCCGATCGTGTCGGCGCCGACATCGAGGCGGTGCGCCGTGGCATCGGCTCCGATCCGCGCATCGGCTATGACTTCCTCTACGCGGGTTGCGGCTATGGCGGCTCGTGCTTTCCGAAAGACGTGCAGGCGCTGATCCGCACCGCGGCCGATCAGGGTGCGAACCTGCGCATTCTCGAAGCGGTGGAAGCGGTCAACGACGCGCAGAAGCAGATCCTCGCGCAGAAGATCGTCGCGCGTCTCGGCGAGGATCTGTCGGGCCGCACATTCGGCGTGTGGGGCCTCGCGTTCAAGCCGAACACCGACGACATGCGCGCGGCGCCGAGCCGCGAGCTGATCGCGGGGCTGCTGCGCCGTGGCGCGCGCGTGAAGGCCTACGACCCGGTCTCGATCGACGAAGCGAAGCGCGTGTTCGCGCTCGATCTGAAGGACGTGCCGCAGCAGCATGCGCGCCTTTCGTTCGTCAACGACGAAATGGAAGCGGTAAGCGGCGTCGATTCGCTCGTGATCCTCACCGAATGGAAAGTTTTCAAGAGCCCGGACTTCGATGCGCTCAAGCGCATGCTGAAGACGCCGTTGATCTTCGACGGCCGCAATCTGTACGAGCCGGACGTGCTGCTCGAACTCGGCATCGAGTATCACGCGATCGGCCGGCGGCACGCGCTGCGCAATGCACCGGCTCGGGTCGGTGCGCACGGTTTGCTGCCGGCGGCGGAAATGGCCGGCCGCTGA
- a CDS encoding arsenate reductase/protein-tyrosine-phosphatase family protein, with amino-acid sequence MFDNVLIVCHANVCRSPAAEMLFKASQARAPRGRAAPIAFHSAGIRAVNGNGMDPVMRRLLAERGVAAGTHHARRLDRSLVRGADLVLVSERAQVGEVEALDPAARGKVYPLGKWEADSDVADPHGGAEDDYRESLVLIEHLVMGWLKKIC; translated from the coding sequence ATGTTCGACAACGTTCTGATCGTGTGCCACGCCAACGTGTGCCGCTCGCCCGCCGCCGAGATGCTGTTCAAGGCGAGCCAGGCGCGCGCGCCGCGTGGACGCGCCGCGCCGATCGCGTTTCATTCGGCGGGCATTCGCGCGGTGAACGGCAACGGCATGGACCCGGTGATGCGGCGCCTGCTCGCGGAGCGCGGCGTCGCCGCCGGCACCCACCACGCGCGCCGTCTCGACCGCTCGCTCGTGCGCGGGGCCGATCTCGTGCTGGTAAGCGAGCGAGCGCAGGTGGGCGAGGTCGAAGCACTCGATCCGGCCGCGCGCGGCAAGGTTTATCCGCTCGGCAAGTGGGAAGCCGATTCGGACGTCGCCGATCCGCACGGCGGCGCGGAAGACGATTACAGGGAGAGTCTCGTGCTCATCGAACATCTGGTCATGGGATGGCTGAAGAAAATATGCTGA
- a CDS encoding polysaccharide biosynthesis/export family protein yields MLKKTLVAHSSASLRAKLAASLLLTSFLSACATAPGNYLDTSRLKDNDQAPSETYPVHLIDGNLIMAQAKAAAEQPQPLPPSALPDRSQYVYHLAPQDILGITVWDHPELTTPQGSTLSSGGNTTQTIAGALQQPYTAALPGQADPYGQTIAADGTIFFPFVGRIKAAGKTTTELRDQLAAGLVRYIRNPQVDVRVLSYRSQKVQVTGEVKQPGPLAVSDVPLTLVDAITRSGGTNADADIQRVRLTRNHKLYVLDADRMLDQGDTRQDVMLQNGDVVNVPDRTDSRIFVMGEVKTPIQVPIIRGRMTIADALTQGGGILNTDANPRQIYVMRGMREHPTTPEVFRLDMTQPDSIMLSSQFQLQPLDVVYVGTAASTTFNRVLNQILPSVQTLFYLKQLTR; encoded by the coding sequence ATGCTGAAGAAAACCCTCGTTGCACACTCATCCGCGAGCTTGCGCGCGAAGCTCGCCGCCTCGCTTCTGCTGACGTCTTTTCTGTCGGCCTGCGCGACCGCACCGGGCAATTATCTCGACACGTCGCGGCTCAAAGACAACGATCAGGCGCCGAGCGAAACCTATCCGGTTCATCTGATCGACGGCAACCTGATCATGGCGCAGGCGAAGGCCGCCGCCGAACAACCGCAGCCGCTGCCGCCGTCGGCGCTGCCCGACCGGTCGCAGTACGTGTACCACCTCGCGCCGCAGGACATTCTCGGCATCACCGTGTGGGATCACCCCGAGCTGACCACACCGCAGGGCAGTACGTTGTCCTCGGGCGGCAACACCACGCAGACGATCGCAGGCGCATTGCAGCAGCCGTACACGGCTGCCTTGCCGGGCCAGGCCGATCCGTACGGCCAGACCATCGCCGCCGACGGCACGATCTTTTTCCCGTTCGTCGGCCGCATCAAGGCCGCGGGCAAGACAACGACCGAGTTGCGCGATCAACTCGCCGCAGGTCTTGTGCGCTACATCCGCAATCCGCAGGTCGACGTGCGCGTGCTCTCGTATCGCAGCCAGAAGGTGCAGGTCACGGGCGAAGTGAAGCAGCCGGGACCGCTCGCGGTCAGCGACGTGCCGCTCACGCTGGTCGACGCGATCACGCGCTCGGGCGGCACCAACGCGGACGCCGACATCCAGCGCGTGCGCCTCACGCGCAACCACAAGCTCTATGTACTCGACGCCGATCGCATGCTCGATCAGGGCGACACCAGGCAGGACGTGATGCTGCAGAACGGCGACGTGGTCAACGTGCCGGACCGCACCGACAGCCGCATCTTCGTGATGGGTGAAGTGAAGACGCCGATCCAGGTGCCGATCATCCGTGGCCGCATGACGATCGCCGACGCGCTCACGCAGGGTGGCGGGATTCTGAACACCGACGCCAATCCACGGCAGATCTACGTGATGCGCGGCATGCGCGAGCATCCGACCACACCCGAGGTGTTCCGCCTCGACATGACGCAGCCGGACTCGATCATGCTGTCCTCGCAGTTCCAGTTGCAGCCGCTTGACGTCGTGTATGTGGGCACCGCCGCGTCGACCACGTTCAACCGCGTGTTGAATCAGATACTGCCTAGCGTGCAGACGCTGTTCTATCTGAAGCAGCTCACGCGCTGA